DNA from Oxyura jamaicensis isolate SHBP4307 breed ruddy duck chromosome 4, BPBGC_Ojam_1.0, whole genome shotgun sequence:
ttttttcctgatctgCTGTCCTTAAAGACTTCTGATGCTTTGAAAAGAGATAGTATTGCAATGTCAATGTCTTTGGCTTATTTGGATGAGATAACCATCAAGATAAATTCTTGAAGTCAAGAAGATTCCAGTCtctaataaaatacagaaggcTACTAAATAGAAAGATCTATTAGAACTCTTGAGTACTATGTTGATCTAAATCTGTCTCAGACTCTACAAAATTACAAGTCTTTTTGAGATCTATGACACTCATGTCACCAAACTACAGTCAAAAGTTGACCAAAGAGATAAGATTTTGGAACAAGACAGGAGGCACTGAGGAACACTGTCAGAAGTTGCTATTACATAGGCTGAAAGATGATCAGATGGAAGGCAAAAAAGTTTTATCTTCTTCCTTCCAAACCCCTAATGTTAACTAtgtaaattgtttaaaataataatcatcaaGGTACTGCTCaatataaaagaggaaaaaataatgagaagcCCCTAGGAcagttgaaaggaaaaaaaaaaaaaagaacacacaaaacaaacaaaagtatttgacttttttttaaaaaaaaatgttaccctGTCTATGCTTAAACCACCTAACTGTGAAAAATTTGGAAATAATCCagcatcagaaaacaaatttgagTAACTCCCCCACTAACGCTATCATCTGATGCTTTTGTTGTCGACAATGTCATACTAACAAGAATCAAGgtcttgtctttttaaaaaaaagcattgattGATGACTTCCTCAGTGGTGCCTGACTCCAAGGGAAgccatttttccccactgcttCTAAAATTGTGTTTGTATTATTCCTATTATGAATAGCAGAAAGAGCTAATTTTTATTCCCGCAAAGGGAACACTTTCATACAGCCTTGTGAATAGTACTTACTCAAATATGGTGGTTTGTAAGGCGCTCTTGTATTAGACAGCAGTCCATCCAACTCCTTCCTCTCCAGAGTGTTGTGAAGGGCCTTCTCTTTGCCAAAGGTGGAGAAGGACCTTTCTGCCCCCGGCTGGGCTTCTGGTGTTTCAAACACTTCAGTGTCTGGAACGGAGTCCATGCCAGGTACGTGCAGATTGCTGCGGTAATCTGCAGCTTGGCGTCCATCAGATGGGACAAAGGAAGGCATCCAGCACCGATCTGAGTGGCCCAGTGCTTTACATTCCTCTGTGCAATTGGAGAAGAGATCCATGCCTGCAAgcatgagagaaaaagaaactagaTATATAAGCTTCAGCATCATGAACAACTGCTGACAGATAAGAAAGACTATGctgagaaaaaagagaaatatccTAAGAACTTCTTCCACTACCTCCAtgtcaacaaaaaaaatcagattgtCCAGTCTTCTGAAGTCAATAGCACCATTGAATACATGTAAATAAATGCTACAATGTCACACGCATGCATACACACACGGACAGAAGGTATGACAAGAAGAAGGGTACTGATGGTTCTAGCTCATAAAATAACTTGCTGATCCCACTGTTTAGAATCTGTTTAAGTAAGGATCAGTTCCATTAGCAGGTAGCATCTGTGTTTCCAGACATTATTCCCAgtcaaaaatacacatttaagaAGTGAAGGAATTGTTTTTTCATAAACTTAtctgtgaccaaaaaaaaaacaacaaaacgACATGATTGAGGAATCACAgatttcatttatgaaaatgaaatatttgtaagtCTGTTATAAAGAAACTATCTGTGTATGCCTGCACACAGACAGAACCTATTGATATGAAAAGCAGATCTTACAAAGTAGGAATCCAGCTTTTAAGTGATCAAGATGGCTTACTAAATCAATCATTACATCATTCTTTCAGACAGGGTGTTCGCTGCAACCGCAGCAGTCCTTACTATCTAGTCATCCAAGTAATGGGATGGAATCCTATAGTAAATAACTCTAATTAGCAGTACAAAGGTAGCTGTAGTCCAATGTGACATGGCTGTGGATACTATTGACAAAATTGTTAATGTTTCCCCTATATCAGCAAACACCTGTCCCTGCCAACACAAAACTGTTTGCTTACAAATGCTTTAATGCTATTAAGATTTCAATGACAAGCTATGCTTAAATTGATCATCTTAAGAACAGTAGTCCAAAAGAATATTTCCTGACAGTGATTCACTGAGTTGTTGGATTACACTTGTTTTGAGAGGAATGGTGTATGAAATCACAGGcatagaggaaaataaatactaagGCCTCCAAGTTGTTATTCGATGCCATAAAAAAAGCAGTACAGTAAAAAAATACCCTTTTCTTGTACTTATAAAGATTGCTGAGTGTCTTAGAATAGGTGTATGTCAAAACCGAACTAGATGTTACAAACACTGCATTTACAAGCATTCCgttagaatttgaaaaaaaaagacaacttgcaaaaaaaaatagaaaaaaaaatattgaaaagctgtAATAAGATTCACGCGTTGTAGCTCATTCACCAGCCAACGTTGTGAAAGACTTGATTAGCTCAATCTCCAATGTGAGCTTTAGTATTAAGAATGCTACCACTGTTTTGAACTATAATTTGATTTATATTAGtaatatttctgtgtaatttcaCACTACACAAAACAATCTCTTCAGCAAGCAAGACTCTTTCTGAGCTATCAACAAGTGCTTGAGATCTAAAGGCAGTCGTTTaggcagacagaaagaaaaggggaaaaaaataaagaaaaaaagctttttaccTCAGATTAATCTCCCTTCataatgactttttaattttaaattaattcatatACAATGCTAGGTCCAGCTTTGATTGGAACCTTGCATTGATAATTGGCATGCAcaagtctgaaaataaattactgatcAGTGAACTGTTGAAGAATGCAAACGTGAATTGCAGATACAATTAAGGAATCAGATGAAGATCATCACGCAACATGTACAAATCGTATGGTTCTAAATTCTGTAATGGTAGTGGCTAacaatgactgaaaataaagatacaGGCTTCCTGGAAAGAAATGAACACATAGCCATGTCTATAAAACCATGTGCATATGTGCACACGTGTACCTTATATACAGAAATGTTAGAATAAAAATCTCTCCTATGCAATAAAAGACATACTCTAGAATTCAAACTTCTTTGCAGTTCGGAacattttagttcttttttttcagatttcctaGCACAGTTACATGTAAACAAGAAATAACCTTGCTTCTCATAGGGAACTGATTACAGTTGCATTTTAGTAGCAGTGTACCAATGACCATATTCATTCAACGCTTTATCaaagagagcagaagaaagacagaaaaatgtatggataaaacttcattcttttcttaCTGGGGAGAAAGATAGTATAGTAATGTTGTATTGTATAGTAATGTTGTATTTAAGACATATTCAAAGATAGATTATTTTATCTACTAGTGGAATTGTATTTCCTCTGGAAAATTAACCTCCATTTTACTATTCTGTTTTCACATCAGCTCCTAGACAGCAAAATGTCTCTatccaaaaattaaatttttagtTCCTTTTTGAATACTGCTTCTCTATGACAGTGCGACGAATAGTATTATGTAACAGCTTATAAAGGAAATGTTACAGCCTCCTTAAATCAGGATTTTGAATAAACAAAGTAATGAATGTAGGAGATATCAACTGTAAACTTGTATGACAAATCCACCCCCCCCCAAGAAGCTGAGAACttctaaaggaaaatacaagtataaaaaaaaatcctaacttCAACATCCACTGCTAACAAGGAGCTAGAAAGTAAATGCTTGATTACCATGCAAACAGCTGTTCAGAGAAGTGTGGGTTGGGTATTGCTCCTACTTGAATCAGTCACAGAGTTCCCTAAGAGGTTAATGGGCTCAGAACCAagccttttgttttaatatttcaacagaaaatgaatttggatTATCAGTCTAGTTTTGGAATCCCTGGGCACCTATATCTACATTGACTATGATATGAGCTATTCTTCCTCCACCTTTTTCCTGTGGGTCATACTATAGAtatctctgtttttaattgaaaagcattaaaaatgtggTGGGTGGCAGGGCAGGAAAGGCTGTTTGCTAGATTTCAGGGAGTATATCACACTACATGACGTAAGAAATTCAGCACAGAACTCCTTTATTCACCAAGAAGCATATTATtgatttataacaaaaataaatgttcagcaGTATGACACTTCCATCTCATCTCCCTCATAAATCTGCTTACGTATATAGTCTGAAGTAAACTATCCATCATAATTGCAAATCCACATTAATGAAAAACGCTTTATATTTTCTACTTAGTTATCATATTAGACCTTGCATGTAGATAAACTGAGATTTTAAAGGTGGCTCTGAATTATGAATTTCAAATGTCCTTTGTAGATCCAAATAGGTGGTATAAAGCACCAAAGAGCCAAAAAATGATAAGCATTGAGCTATTGCAAATACAGCATACATATAAAAGCTCATAACAAAGGTCAAGGCTGGATAGGCCAGTGGGCAATATGAGCTTTTGCACAACCTAACTTTGCAGATTTTGAAGGATAAAGAGCCCTGccccttcctcaaaggaaacaaaaaactaaGAAAGGAGTTAAATAATAAGTTGCATATCTGCATCTGAATTTCCTGACCTCAGGTGCTTTGAATACTACTTGGTAGTATTGCCTTTCTAAAGCATAGTCCAAGTTTGCTTCCTTTCCAtatttcaaaaggagaaaatcaaaatgattttttgtgcATGAATTCTACTTGATTTGAAAGACAATTTTAAGATCAAAGGAAAAGTTAAGCctaaaaccattttaaaataatttatcactTCTTAATGTAATTAAGAGAGAAGAGCCATATACCAAGCCTTTTTTAGAGTAGTGACTGAacatattcatttatatattacTGAGTAAATgatgtaataaaaagaaaaaaaaatgcaaaatattttttgtagtatTGTTATCAAGAGTTTTTTCCCAATGTGtatcttcagtttgtttttcctcatgaaTTTGACTTTTCCTTAGAATTAAATGGCATTTGTTGCTTCTTCTGTAGTAACTTTCTAAGGATTGGATGGCAAATAGATGTGATGTAGGGAACCAGAACTCCTTTTTGGAACTCCCTTACCAGCTTGGCTACCCATTTGGTTAGATTATCCTTGAACAAGTTAGTCACTTCCCTATGattcatgttttctgtctgtaaatAAGGATAATGACTTTAACCTCCTTTGTGGAAGACTTTATCTACTGAAGAAATGGACTTCATGAAACAGAGTTATTATCATTCTTTCTTGCTAAGTAATTGGTGCGCTGCCTTGGATAAAACTGACTTCATCTCTatgagaacatgaaaaaaaaaaaaaaagacttaaacaTCTTCAATATTCAGCTCTTCCAAATCTCAGCTTCAAAGACCTATCTGGActattaaaatgtgaatgttacTAAGCATGCAGCccaaggaaagaagggaaaaaaggcaaaaaaaaaaaaaaacaaaaaacacaccaccataCCCTCAGTTCAAGTCAAAGCACTTTTATAAGCATTTTAGCACTTTTATAAGCATTTTAATGTTCATTCTTACTTTATCTGAGATAGACTGTTAGCCCAAGTGATCTTCAAAACATGATTTAGCTGTCAGTCTGCATAGGCTCAGAAggaacactgtttttttcccctctgtcccTTTATCACCAAAATTCTCCTTGTGACTTCTCAGATTCTTGTCCCTATGAACAATGAAATATCATAGCTATTCCACATCCCAGCAATAACGCCTCTTGGGGTTTACTAAATCTGAGTTGGTGTGAGGTAATGCTTCACCCTTTGCCTTCGTGTTAGACCAATATCAATTCCCTTCATAAATTTCAGTAGTGGAAATCTGATCTTAGCTCTCAGGCAGTCACTAATACATACTGTCCAGTGCAATACTGCACCAAGTAGAATGTAAAAAAGTTGATGCATTTTATATTATGTAATTTAAAGTGTGTGTATTTTGCTTCACGTCAGATACTCCTTCCTGAAGTACATCTGAGAGATCATGTCAATTCAgtgaaagacagcaaaacaaaggtAATATTGTAAAGAACTCTGCGTGTTCGGCGTGAGAAAACCGAGTAGCTAGTGACCAaccatacaaaataaattgatgGCGTGAGTCCAAATCTTACAGGACAGGTGTCTAATCACACAGTTTaaacatatgcacacacacagagtacTAATTGGCACCCAAGTCAGCAGTTTCACAAGGGAGGCCAAGAATTTAATCAACCATGGGAAATAAACTAACTTCATGCTTAGAAATGACTCCTACAGAACATGACTGAAATTCAGTGTGTTAGTAATAGGTAGAAGTGCAGCATTTGTTCTACAACACAGTAACAGCTTTTGTCTCAACAATTTTCagccagagaagaaaagcacGAGTAATTATAACACCCATTTGGGATTTGAGAAACCCCTCCCTCCATCAACCAAAAACTTTCTGCGTGACCTTAGGAAGGCCATTTTCCGAAAGACTCAGATCCttacccccccaccccccaatgAAATCATCACTCAGTCAGTAAAAATTAGGCTCTTGAACACTTTTGAGTATCCCACTACTTGCCATTCTCTGTTAAATTCAGGTGGCAGTCCTTTCCTAGTTCATTGATATTGAGGTAGATAAGAATGCAGATAACAATAATGCATTCAGGTGCTACcttaatgggaaaaatatgaaTCCCTCACATACTTTCCAGAAACCATCATTAAATCACTTCCAAGAAAATATACATCATTAAAAGGTGAACCAGAATCTTATTTCAAAACACAATTGGACATTTTATGACACACAGAACAGCTTAGTTCAgaatttttgcaaaataattgtGCAGGAGAACTCTATGACACTCTGCTAGATTTTCATCCTGCGTGATTACCATCCCAACTAATAACTCACCACAACTTTGACAGCCAGCTAGCCTAGCAATGGACTCCTACGGAATAGCTATGTGTGTGCCAAAGGATACTTCACTGGCGACAGTAACAGAAGTCAtgcacagaagaggaaaataaggtATTTTGCAAGCAAAACATGTTGCTGACTAAAACTGGTAGGGAGgaagtattatttttcaatgagaaTGTTTGactaaacattttcagatacaaatacaatgcttttgaaaacaaatacgAATATGCATGGTATCAGGTAAtatcttagggaaaaaaaaaaaagcattatcaacaactgtgttttcctttaataattTAGATAGAATTGATTATAAAGCACTAGAGtaactgaaaaactgagaagGCATTCCCTCAGATATTTCCTCTAGTCATTCAAGATCAAACAAGATTtatgctcatttttttcataaaattaatcacaaaaaaaagctaataGCAAGAGTAATGCCTTTATATCAAATTATCTTGTCACCACTTTGGTCAAAGGGAACTTTCTTTGCACTGTGACAGTACGATTGAGCCTAAAACTTAGAGGAAAACTGTATTATACATTAGTAGGAAATTATAGCAATTTCTTCAGagaattgtatttaaatatttattgggagccagcattttaaaaactgctcaTGCAAATTACCCTGAAAGCACAGCACCGATATATTAATTGGAAGTTCTGCGTGTTTGAGGTTTCAGCTCAAAACTGTTACTTGTGAGCTGACCAAACCTAACTGTCAGCACTCATTACCTCATCTGCAATCATCATTTACGTTACGGAAGTTCATAAATCAGATCAGACCACCGagtgatttgaaaatattttgaaactgtagtttttgcctttaattcagtaaaatagaaataagaaaaataaggaatttaCCCAGTTAAGAACTAACATCAAGTTTGACAACAGTCATAGTGTTCTTATCTGAAATAGACTACTTGTAAAACTGGGAGAAAGAATAGAGAGCAGAGGCACAACAATAACAGCACTGGAtgcatctaaaataaaatagctttcagTTTATGTGCAACTATATGATTATATTCCCACCATCAGTCAAACCCAGCCCCTTCTGCAgatgtttattcttttctctcctgtttggTTATTATGGTTCATTATGTTGAGGGACTAAACTGATTGAAATGTTCATTGAGATGACTGCTGCAGTAAAATGcgtaaaagaaaaaaaaaatgaatgcagggagggcaggaggagagggagctTTTTATAACTCAGTAGCACTGATTGCTGCATCAGAAACAGTGCAAAAGAATGGGTAGGGGGAGGCTAAATACATGGCTTTTTAAGACAACAATAAATCATACGCCATATATAGGCCAAAAATGAAAGAGGCTCTGTGTTCAGATGTAAACTTCTGGCAAGACCTGGTTTGTTGTCAGGTTCCCAGACACAAAATAGACACTCTGTTCACTTAGCATGAAGCCCTGCAAGAAGCAGGGAGCTCCGGAGACTCTTGGCTCTTCTTGAGTCTCATTAGGTCTGCATATTAATGACTTGCAGCAATATAAAGGGGCCCTGTagcagcctcctcttcccctggTTCCTGGGTTTTCCATCGTTAAGGGGACAGTGACTATAGCAGCAGAAACATAGAGGATATTAACAGCACGCGGGAGATGCTGCACTGCTATGACAGCGGAGTCCCTTGCcctgaaatcttttaaaatggagttcaggaaaaaataaaataaaaataaaataataataaaaaaaataaaaaaggaagagtagAGAAACTCATTCAGTATTTTGTATGACATACTTGTAGCAAATCCTAATACATGACAGGGCATAGATGAAACAAGGGGAAAGAAATCACTTCATTGATTCAAGGCATACTAGACCTTTGGAAACTGCGGTagggaggaaagcaaaagcatttctggCTAAAATGCAGTGTGGGGGCGAGAATGAATTCTAATGCACAGACTCTAAACAAATGTCcctttcaaaggaaaactgaCAGTATGAGAGCAAAGACAGCAAGCCACATGCCTAGGAATAACACTGCAATGTATATGTTTTCTAGGTGATTTGAATCATGGCTATATCGTAGcctttcaaagcatttatttgttttgctagGCCTGAAagaaatatacttaaaaatacCTTAGCCTTATTAACATGGAGGTCACTTACACTATATGGTCTGTTAATTTGAATTGAAAAACAGTCCTCTAAAAATGCTAAGGTATTACCCATTCAGAACACCCAATGTGTCTCCACTGATCCCCAGCAAAAATCCTCACAGTCTGGCTGTCTTTCAGTCACTGGGCTCATTCTTTGCCTTGGGAACTCCCCCTGCACTTCATGCTGCCGTGCCAGCTGAAGTGCCTACTAAACAAAGTTGCCTAAAGCTTTGAAATCCTGTAAATCTATTGTTGGGAAAAAAGTGCACTAGAAAACAGACCAATAACTTTGCTTTAATGTGAAGTTTTGCTGCAGCCATTAATGCAGAGTAATACGACAATGCGCCacaaccccctcccccccgggcCCAgaccaaaataataaaataagttttgccCCTTGAATGCATAGTGTTCAAAACTGTCTCCTTGTGTAGGTTACCATAGTGGCAAGCTGGCTTAAACCCAGCCTTCCATGCAATatgtttacattattttatgCTGGTTTTGCATTATATTCCTACAGGTAACTGCTCTTTCTAGTCTCCCTACTTAAAGATTGACTATTTCCACTGTCTTATCAGACTTACCAGAGGATTGACCTCGATTAGTGGCATCATGATCACTGTCTCCTTGCTCACTGTCTCCATGACCACTGTCCTTAGAGCTTACTATGTCTGCTTCCTGGAATGCAGAACTAGACACAGAAACATCCTTACATTAGAATAAACATGAAAGAGGAAGTCATAAAACATTCTTCTGCCATCACATGGCCAAACACGGTGCTGCATTCACCCACTCCTGCCTTGCTGCACTGCTTCTGCAGAGGCACCCTGTCCACCACAAACCAAACTTGCATTTTCAGACACTTCTAGTCTAGCTGAAACAGACAGCAGGCATTACCACTCTGCATGTTTTTTCATGTAATCGGTATAATTAATTTGGTATCATTTACATAAGCTGGATAGCTAAATTGTCACTCAGAGAGGCCAGTGTTATCTGGTACACCCTGCAGAAGGATTCATAAGTATTTAAAGCACGTTTTAGGCTAATATATGAAATGagattttgttctcttttcagaTGATTTTGAAAAGAGTTCAGAAAAGCTGTAATTCAGACTCATTTAGTtgacagaattttatttaatgtgtcTACATACATCCGTTTCCCCACTGCTTTGCTACTATTTTACATCTGCAGTAAACACATCTGTGCATCCCATTCACACTTCCTAAAGCATGCATTATGAAAACACAACTAAGCTCATACCTGTTTACCCGTCGGGGTCTGTCAACTAGATAACTGAGCTCAGCACGCTGATGTTTcgtctaggaaaaaaaaatattaagaaacatTTGATCTCTTGGTATTTCTGTACCAGCACCAGAAAATATACAGGAGCAGCTCACCATATTCACTATAAATGGCAATGTTTAGCTGCAAGTAGGCCTACACAATCTGCTTCTAGGACATAAGGAGAGAAACCCACCAGCCCTCGCCTCTTCTTGACACATATGGGAAAGCATGAGgaattttttcccccaagttcTTTGGGACAAGATTCTGACACTTTTTCTCACAGTGCATGCTGTCAAGCATCACAAGGACTCCCACAAAATCAGCACAACTATTTCTAGGCTTGTGTACTAGTTGCTCTGAGGAAAACTTATTGGAATCTAgtttttggtctgtttttaatTCCAGCATATAAAAATAGGTGGAGACAGTATAGTTATTGCACACtaggggagaaaataaatcaagataCCATCAGGTCCTCAAAAATGCAAGAGGAGGCAGAGTTTTACAcacatttcaaggaaaaatcAACTTTAAAAGCCAGCACTAgacattttacttcaaaatgtaTCCAGCCTTAGAAAACATCATTCAAACTACCTCTGCCAGACTAGACAGAGTTGAGGTTACAGTATTCAAGTTAAGAGAAAGTGTGTTTTCACTAAGACACAAGCAGAGGGGTACCAAGGGTGTGTATGAGTTAGCTGAGTAAATGATTACCGGGGAGCACTGTGATATGGCATATGCTTTGATAGAGATTCTCTACACACTAGGTGACATGATACAGAGAACAAGCTTAACAAGAAGGAACTTTAAATCTCTGCATGTAATTTGACAGAAGCTCCTTCTTGCTGTCTTTCTTTGCGAGCTCAGCTTTAGGTCATAAAGGGCTGTTCAGGCAGAGGGAAGACAAGTCAAGGAGTAAACTCTAGCTCACAAATCCCTTAAAGTTCCAGCTAACTGCAGAGATTGTAACGGTCCCAGAGGAGGGGGCTCCCTTGGGCAGAAGGGGTTCGTGAAAGGGTTTGGAAAGACAAAAAGTGCAGTCCCCATATTTCTCCCTGTGGTTATTCCCCATGTTATCAGAGAGGCACAGCCCCCTGCGAAGCACCAGCGAGCCCCCGGCCAGGAGAGGACCCCTGGACGTGAGGGTAGGGGGCGGTTAGATGAGGTGCaaaaaacaccccccccccccaaaaaaaaaaaaaaaaaaaaaaaaaaaaaagcgggggCAGAGGAGGGGCCCAGGGGGGAATTCCGGGGGACCAGGACGGGGACGGGCCCTCTCCCCCCTTACCTCGCTGGAGAGGATGCTGCCGTTGGAGATGATGTCGGGCTGCTGGTCGGCGTAGCCGGTGACGATGGCCCCGCAGGGGTTGTGCTCGGCGTCGGTGCTGcgggaggggctgcagggcttgaGGAACATCAGGTCGGTCTTGGCGGACTCGGGGGTGAGGCAGACCTGGTAGCAGTAGTTCTGGTTGTGGTGGTGGGAGCCGAAGCTGCCCGCCTCCTCGGCCGGCACCTGCGCCGGGTTGCTGGGCACGTTGGAGCTCTGCACCAGCATGATGTCGGACTTGCTGAGCTTCTTCTTGCGGGCCCGCGCCTGgcggctgcagcaggggcagcagcagcagcagcccaggcagcagtCGCTGGCCAGGCAGGTGTAGATGTTGAGCTTCTTCTCCTTCTGGCAGCGCACGGCCAGCACGATCATGGCCAACAGGAAGACGAAGGACACGGAGCCGAGCGCGATGATGAGGATGAGGGTGAGGTCGAGCGACGCGTCCCCCCCGGAGCGGCTGGGACGGTGCTCGCCGcctgccccgccgccccccgcgcccgccccggctccctgcccgccgccgccgccgccgccgggccgcTCGGCCGCGCCGTCCACCAGCACCACCTGGATGGCGGCGGTGGAGGACAGCGGCGGCTGCCCGTGGTCGCGCACCTCGACGAGAAGCTCGTAGGGGCGCTGCGGATCGCGCTTGGCCGGCACCCTGCGCGCCGTGCGGAGCTCGCCGCTGCGCCAGTCCATGCGGAAGAGGCTGGCCTCGTTGCCCCGCGCGATGCTGTAGGTGAGGCGCGCGTTGTCGCCGTCGTCGGCGTCCACGGCGGCCACCCGGCTCACCAGGTAGCCCGGCTCGGCGCCgcggggcagcagctccctcgcCGGGGTGCCGTTGCGGCCCGGCACGGGGCTGACGATGGCGGGCGCGTTGTCGTTCTGGTCCACTACCACGATGTTGACGGTGGCGTTGGCGGCCAGCGGGCGCGGCTCCTCGCCGGCGTCGCGGGCCTCCACCTGAAAGCTGAACTCCTTGAGCTGCTCGTAGTCGAAGGAGCGCAGCGCGTAG
Protein-coding regions in this window:
- the PCDH10 gene encoding protocadherin-10 isoform X6, with translation MVVLFLLALLWMVEGALCQLHYTVQEEQEHGTFVGNIAEDLGLDITKLSARRFQTAPNSRSPYLELNLETGVLYVNEKIDREQICKQSPSCLLHLEVFLENPLELFRVEIEVLDINDNPPSFPEPDLTVEISESATPGTRFPLESAFDPDVGTNSLRTYEITPNSYFSLDVQTQGDGNRFAELVLDQPLDREQQAVHRYVLTAVDGGQPQQRTGTALLTVRVLDSNDNVPAFEQPVYTVSLPENSPPGTLVLQLNASDPDEGQNGEVIYSFSSHISARARELFGIAPRTGRLEVSGELDYEESSVYQVYVQAKDLGPNAVPAHCKVLVRVLDANDNAPEISFSTVKEAVSEAAAPGTVVALFSVSDRDSEENGQVQCELLQGDAPFRLKSSFKNYYTIVTEGPLDREQPGGDAYTLTVVARDGGRPPLSTSKSIQVRVSDVNDNAPRFSQPVYQVFVSENNVPGAYIYAVSATDRDQGANARLAYSILESQIQGMSVFTYVSINAENGFLYALRSFDYEQLKEFSFQVEARDAGEEPRPLAANATVNIVVVDQNDNAPAIVSPVPGRNGTPARELLPRGAEPGYLVSRVAAVDADDGDNARLTYSIARGNEASLFRMDWRSGELRTARRVPAKRDPQRPYELLVEVRDHGQPPLSSTAAIQVVLVDGAAERPGGGGGGGQGAGAGAGGGGAGGEHRPSRSGGDASLDLTLILIIALGSVSFVFLLAMIVLAVRCQKEKKLNIYTCLASDCCLGCCCCCPCCSRQARARKKKLSKSDIMLVQSSNVPSNPAQVPAEEAGSFGSHHHNQNYCYQVCLTPESAKTDLMFLKPCSPSRSTDAEHNPCGAIVTGYADQQPDIISNGSILSSETKHQRAELSYLVDRPRRVNSSAFQEADIVSSKDSGHGDSEQGDSDHDATNRGQSSVSFSLMLAGMDLFSNCTEECKALGHSDRCWMPSFVPSDGRQAADYRSNLHVPGMDSVPDTEVFETPEAQPGAERSFSTFGKEKALHNTLERKELDGLLSNTRAPYKPPYLN